The proteins below are encoded in one region of Tiliqua scincoides isolate rTilSci1 chromosome 7, rTilSci1.hap2, whole genome shotgun sequence:
- the SLC38A2 gene encoding sodium-coupled neutral amino acid symporter 2: MSQAETGKLNTSPDEDSSSYSSNSNDFNYSYPPYPSSSCSDFNYPYPTKPAAMKSHYVDMDPENQNFLLEPNTGKKKYETEYEHPGTTSFGMSVFNLSNAIVGSGILGLSYAMANTGIALFLILLSVVSVLSLYSVHLLLKTANEGGSLLYEQLGMKAFGMAGKLAASGSITMQNIGAMSSYLYIVKYELPLVIKAFTNIEESTGEWYLNGDYLVILVSLVLILPLSLLKNLGYLGYTSGFSLLCMVFFLIVVICKKFQIPCGLDHDIVNATLNITLEHLSTTGLVHGTELNATTDDVCTPKYFIINSQTVYAIPILTFSFVCHPAILPIYEELKSRSRRRMMKVSNVSFFAMFLMYLLAALFGYLTFYGNVEPELLHTYSAVLGSDILLLVVRLAVLMAVTLTVPVVIFPIRSSVTQLMCSKKEFSWIRHTAITLAVLVFTNILVIFVPTIRDIFGFIGASAAAMLIFILPSAFYIKLVKKEPMKSVQKIGAALFLISGVLVMTGSITLIILDWTHNAASNGH, translated from the exons ATGAGCCAAGCCGAGACAGGCAAGCTCAACACTTCCCCTGATGAAGACAGCAGCAGCTACAGTTCCAACAGCAATGACTTCAATTACTCCTACCCACCTTACCCAAGCTCCAGCTGCAGTGACTTCAACTACCCCTACCCAACAAAACCAGCTGCTATGAAGAG ccattaTGTAGACATGGATCCAGAAAACCAAAACTTCTTACTTGAACCCAATACCGGAAAGAAGAAATACGAAACTGAATATGAA caCCCAGGAACTACTTCCTTTGGAATGTCAGTATTTAATCTGAGCAATGCTATTGTTGGAAGTGGCATCCTTGGCCTTTCTTATGCCATGGCAAACACTGGAATTGCTCTCTTTCT AATTCTTCTAAGTGTTGTGTCCGTATTATCCTTGTATTCTGTTCACCTCCTCTTGAAGACTGCCAATGAAGGAG GGTCTTTATTATATGAGCAACTGGGAATGAAGGCCTTTGGCATGGCTGGAAAACTAGCAGCATCTGGCTCTATCACAATGCAGAACATTGGAG CTATGTCAAGCTACCTCTACATAGTGAAATATGAGTTGCCGTTGGTCATCAAGGCATTCACGAACATTGAGGAGAGTACAGG AGAATGGTATCTCAATGGTGATTATTTGGTTATTCTGGTATCCTTGGTGCTCATTCTTCCTTTGTCACTGCTGAAAAATTTAG GTTATCTGGGTTACACCAGTGGATTTTCCTTGCTGTGCATGGTGTTCTTCCTTATTGTT GTCATTTGCAAGAAATTTCAGATTCCGTGTGGACTGGACCATGATATAGTTAATGCAACTCTGAACATCACCCTGGAGCATCTGTCAACTACTGGGCTTGTTCATGGAACAGAACTCAATGCAACTACTGATGATGTGTGCACACCAAAGTATTTCATTATTAAttcacag ACTGTCTATGCCATACCAATCCTAACGTTTTCCTTTGTCTGCCATCCTGCCATTCTTCCTATTTACGAAGAATTAAAAAG CCGAAGCCGAAGAAGAATGATGAAGGTGTCCAATGTTTCATTTTTTGCCATGTTTCTTATGTACCTTCTTGCTGCACTCTTCGGCTACCTAACATTTTATG GAAATGTTGAGCCAGAGTTGCTTCATACATATTCTGCGGTCCTGGGATCTGATATTCTTCTTCTGGTCGTGCGTCTAGCTGTCCTGATGGCTGTGACTCTTACTGTGCCAGTAGTGATTTTTCCA ATCCGCAGTTCTGTCACACAACTGATGTGTTCAAAGAAAGAATTCAGTTGGATCCGCCACACTGCCATTACATTAGCTGTTTTGGTATTCACCAATATTCTTGTAATCTTTGTTCCCACAATTCGAGATATATTTGGATTCATTG GTGCCTCTGCTGCCGCCATGTTGATCTTTATACTGCCATCAGCTTTCTACATTAAGTTAGTGAAAAAGGAACCAATGAAATCAGTGCAGAAGATTGGG GCTGCTCTTTTCCTGATTAGTGGCGTACTTGTGATGACTGGAAGTATTACCCTGATCATTTTGGACTGGACCCACAATGCTGCTTCCAATGGTCATTAA